A single genomic interval of Bradyrhizobium japonicum USDA 6 harbors:
- a CDS encoding ABC transporter ATP-binding protein gives MLSVHEVTTAYQGLVAISAVSIEVQKGEIVCVAGANGAGKSTLLKSIAGAERPRSGTVTFDGKRLDGMAQHHVTATGIAYVPENRRLFPRLSVRDNLRLGSYLYRGDADREGPLNLVFTLFPRLQERLEQRAETLSGGEQQMLAIGRALMTRPRLLMLDEPSQGIMPKLVDEIFQAVLRIRDAGMTVLIVEQRMAECLEIADRAYILQTGRVLMQGPAAEIRGNPDVRKAYLGL, from the coding sequence ATGCTGTCGGTGCATGAAGTCACGACCGCCTATCAGGGTCTGGTCGCGATCTCCGCGGTCTCGATCGAGGTCCAGAAGGGCGAGATCGTCTGCGTCGCCGGCGCCAATGGCGCGGGCAAGTCGACGCTGCTCAAATCCATCGCCGGCGCCGAGCGCCCGCGTTCGGGCACGGTGACGTTCGACGGCAAGCGGCTCGACGGCATGGCGCAGCATCACGTCACCGCCACCGGCATCGCCTATGTGCCGGAGAACCGCCGCCTGTTTCCGCGTCTGTCGGTGCGCGACAATCTGCGCCTCGGCAGTTATCTGTACCGCGGTGACGCCGACCGCGAGGGGCCGCTCAATCTCGTGTTCACGCTGTTCCCGCGTCTCCAGGAACGTTTGGAGCAACGCGCCGAGACGCTGTCCGGCGGCGAGCAGCAGATGCTCGCCATCGGCCGCGCGCTGATGACGCGCCCGCGGCTGTTGATGCTGGACGAGCCCTCGCAAGGCATCATGCCGAAGCTGGTCGACGAAATCTTCCAGGCGGTACTGCGCATCCGCGACGCCGGCATGACCGTGCTGATCGTCGAGCAGCGCATGGCCGAGTGCCTGGAGATCGCCGACCGCGCCTACATCCTGCAAACAGGCCGCGTGCTGATGCAGGGCCCGGCAGCCGAAATCAGGGGCAATCCCGACGTGCGCAAGGCGTATCTGGGGCTGTAG
- a CDS encoding ABC transporter ATP-binding protein yields the protein MTALLETRGVWQRFGGLIANSDVSISVGRGEIVGLIGPNGAGKSTLFNLIAGVLPPTQGSIWFDGEDVTNMPAAERCQRGVGRTFQVVKSFETMTVIDNVIVGALVRNTVMREARRKAHEVLEFTGLAARADVLASDLVPAEKRRLEVARALATEPKLLLLDEVLTGLTPTEAQTGVALVRKVRDAGITVLMVEHVMEIVMPLVDRAIVLDLGKVLVEGKPSDVVRDPKVISAYLGDRHAVGA from the coding sequence ATGACTGCGCTCCTTGAAACCCGCGGCGTCTGGCAGCGGTTCGGCGGCCTCATCGCCAACAGCGATGTCTCGATCTCGGTCGGCCGCGGCGAGATCGTCGGTCTGATCGGGCCGAACGGCGCCGGCAAGTCGACGCTGTTCAATCTCATCGCCGGCGTCCTGCCGCCGACGCAGGGGTCGATCTGGTTCGACGGCGAGGATGTCACCAACATGCCGGCGGCAGAGCGCTGCCAGCGCGGCGTCGGGCGCACCTTCCAGGTGGTCAAGAGCTTCGAGACCATGACTGTCATCGACAACGTCATCGTCGGTGCTCTCGTCCGCAACACCGTGATGCGCGAGGCGCGCCGCAAGGCGCATGAGGTGCTCGAATTCACCGGCCTTGCCGCGCGCGCCGACGTGCTCGCGAGCGATCTCGTGCCGGCCGAGAAACGCCGCCTCGAAGTCGCCCGTGCGCTGGCGACCGAACCGAAGCTGCTGCTGCTGGACGAAGTCCTCACCGGCCTGACGCCGACCGAGGCGCAGACCGGCGTCGCGCTGGTGCGCAAGGTGCGCGATGCCGGCATCACCGTTTTGATGGTCGAGCACGTCATGGAGATCGTGATGCCGCTGGTCGACCGCGCCATCGTGCTCGACCTCGGCAAGGTGCTGGTCGAGGGTAAGCCTTCCGACGTCGTCCGCGATCCCAAGGTGATCAGCGCATATCTGGGAGATCGTCATGCTGTCGGTGCATGA
- a CDS encoding branched-chain amino acid ABC transporter permease, protein MDKAFAARRRRDLIIAAVLAGLAALAPLLIKDVYVQNILILTLMYAALSQSWNILSGYCGQISLGHALYFGIGAYTTELLFTKFGVLPWFGMLAGGVIAAIIAMGLGYPFFRLRGHYFVIATIVIAEIGLLLFQNWEWAGAAMGITVPVRGDSWLKFQFMRSKLPYFYFALVLCSLAWFVTWWLEDSKWGFWWRAVKDNPEAAESLGVVVFNSKMGAAAVSAFLVAIGGAFYAQFLAYIDPESVMGFQFSLLMALPAVLGGIGTLWGPVLGAAILIPMTELTRSYIGGSGRGVDLIVYGALIVAISLALPRGLVSLFSRSKAKGATR, encoded by the coding sequence ATGGACAAGGCTTTTGCAGCGCGGCGCCGCCGCGACCTCATCATCGCCGCCGTGCTGGCCGGGCTCGCAGCGCTGGCTCCGCTGTTGATCAAGGATGTTTACGTTCAGAACATCCTGATCCTGACCCTGATGTATGCGGCGCTGTCGCAGAGCTGGAACATCCTGTCCGGCTATTGCGGGCAGATCTCGCTGGGACACGCGCTCTATTTCGGCATCGGCGCCTACACCACCGAGCTGCTGTTCACCAAGTTCGGCGTGCTGCCCTGGTTCGGCATGCTCGCCGGCGGCGTGATTGCGGCGATCATCGCAATGGGGCTCGGTTATCCCTTCTTCCGCCTGCGCGGCCATTACTTCGTGATTGCGACCATCGTCATCGCCGAGATCGGACTGCTCTTGTTCCAGAACTGGGAATGGGCGGGGGCTGCGATGGGAATCACCGTTCCCGTGCGCGGCGACAGCTGGCTGAAATTCCAGTTCATGCGCAGCAAGCTGCCGTACTTCTATTTCGCGCTGGTGCTGTGCAGCCTCGCCTGGTTCGTCACCTGGTGGCTCGAAGATTCCAAATGGGGTTTCTGGTGGCGCGCGGTGAAGGACAATCCGGAAGCGGCCGAGAGCCTCGGCGTCGTCGTGTTCAACTCCAAGATGGGCGCGGCCGCGGTCTCCGCCTTCCTCGTCGCCATCGGCGGCGCGTTCTATGCGCAGTTTCTTGCCTATATCGACCCTGAAAGCGTGATGGGCTTCCAGTTCTCGCTGCTGATGGCGCTGCCGGCCGTGCTCGGCGGCATCGGCACCCTCTGGGGGCCTGTGCTTGGGGCTGCCATCCTGATCCCGATGACGGAGCTGACGCGCTCCTATATCGGCGGCTCAGGCCGTGGCGTTGACCTCATCGTCTATGGCGCCCTGATCGTCGCGATCTCGCTTGCCCTGCCGCGCGGTCTGGTGAGCCTGTTCTCACGTTCGAAAGCAAAAGGAGCCACGCGATGA